ttgaaggtGAGAACATGAAAACATTTCGGCACAGTTGTTTCCTGTGTTAGCACAAACCTAGTCTTAGTGCAGTTTTGTTGACACTTTGATGTAATGTGTGAACATGACACACGTGATGTTGAACCGTATACTGCCGGTCACACATAATTCTGTTGATCCGCACTGGGCACCTAATGTGTAGGAATCTGTTTATGTCAGCAGGTTGGACGTGATTCATGCTTTTACCAGCAGAACTGATTAGTGTACTGTGCAGACAGGTGTGTTTTTCcatgaaaatgtgtgtgtgtgtgtgtgtgtgtgtgtgtgtgtgtgtgtgtgtgtgtgtgtgtgtgtgtgtgtgtgtgtgtgtgtgtgcgtgtgtttcacctggagcttttagccaTACAGTGAAATGTGCCTGTGCCGCATTACTGGAATAACACACCTGCTTTTTTTATTAGATTGATTTGTATTACTAGTATCTATGATTGTCTGACAGTTTTTTAATTGTGGCACCTTTTTGAAGAATAACGGACTGATCAACTGGTACATAATACATTGACTGTAAACAATGCAGTAGAAAGTATTTTCCAGGCTGACAGATAATTACTGCATTCACagcatgtacacacacatttagGCTTAAGCCACACACAAGGAGGGTCCATGCAGTGAATCAggcaggaggagggggggggtgaTCAACAGCAACCTGTTTTTCCAGAAATGTCAGACATGTGTTTTCTTTAACGGCACTAAGTCTACAAGCTGCTCCCCTGCCCAGAGCATACAGAACTTAACTTGTAAATAAACATGACATAGGCTACTGTAGGTCATCTTTCATACACAAGAACACTAAAGGTCACACAATCATTTAGGAGATAAAGCCTATAATAAGGTCACGCCATGGCATATCATATCTGACACCAGACTATGAGGTTTTAAAATAATACTATACTTCTGCATGATATCACTTTTTACAGACGGCATTGAAACGCCACAGATTCTTACCACAGATCCGgaggacacagagacacagagacagtgtGTTCGGCAGAGATGTCATTCTCCTTGGCAGATACTGTTAACTGTGCACAAGCTGGGACAATATCAGCGTTGGAATAAAGATCTGCAGTCCAGGAGAAGGTATCCTAAACACAGTCATGCATGTAGCACTGAGGCAGACTCATGACTCCATCCTTAATCCTTCCCAAAGTCCCGTCCTGGGTGAGAAATGTTAGCGTTTAAACTGCTTATAAAGTCAAATAAAATCCTTTGAGTTTGATAACGTGTTGGTTTGTCAAGCCCATGCCATAATGATAGCTCTTTAGAAAAAAAGAAGGCGCAGCTTAACCTGTTACACCTATACACCTGTTGAGCtacacccctctctctctctctctctctctctctctctctctctctctctctctctctctctctctgacactgacacacacacacgcacacgcgcgcgcgcgcacacacgttTGCATCAGAACTCACCGATCCGGTTTGTACATGACAGTTATTTTCTCGTCTTTACTTGCTCTGATCGGGCAGGTGAAAGAAGACACGGAGTGGCAGTTTAAAGGCTGGATTTTATACAAGGCTGACACCAAGACAAAAGCTGCCTCCTCCCAAAGGAGAAAAACAAATTAAGCCATTCATTTAAAAGGGATATAAACCCAGTCAACACCCCAGAAAATAATTCCATAATCTGAAAAACAGGAATAAGCAGGACATACCTACTTTGTATATGGCTTTTCCTGCATTGTTTCCCCCAACACGACCACAACACTTCGGAcacctattttttttttaaatctaactAAATGGCTTTTCAGACATAGATCTTTTGCAGCCTCATACAAACTGTACGTTGGCAAACCACAGTGAGAAAATTATCATTTTTATTTCTGTTTGTGGTTGTTTACCTTATGACGACTGGAGGTTTACCACTCCCTTCAAAACGTAATATCTAGGAGACAGGGTCCCCCTAACTATCAACTGTAATTCAAAGAGAGACAACATTATGTAATGAGCAAGTTCACATTGATTTTATTCGTACAACAGCTCTATGCATCCTACAGGCAGCACTTTACATACAAAACAGTCTGTGAAagaagagtgtgtgtgcgtgcgtgtgtgtgcgtgcgtgagtgCGTGCATGCGTCACTGCCATCCTGTGGCGTACAGGTAACACTGCTCAGTATCTCAGGCTTGAAAATGGCtttaaatgtattcactcaCACCACCTTGTGTGTGGCTCTCCTATATAAGATGCCTTACAGATGGCCTCAAAGCGATAGATCGTTGGACAGTTTAAAGACAAAATGTAACATTCATTTAATTTgagtttttgtacataatgtgtcgGAAGCATAACAGTTTAAAAATGCAAGAATGTGCAAGAGAGAAAATAGGCGTAAACAGTTTCCCATCTTCAGCTGAACTTCCCTGTTTCTGTGTCGTCCTTTTTAATAAcattagaaataaaatagcaaaaGGGAAATGAACACTGCACGCATTCTCACATTCTctcaaaataaaagctaaatttaaatatatttaaaagatgTAGAAGAATGGCATCTGTCTCTCGCTTATTGAATCACTTCTTCTGCCCAATAGTCTCATACGTGTCCGTGGCGTGGAGAGTCAAGCCctggaaggaaaaaaagagtggggaaatatacatataaatataaaGATAGTATCAAAGTCTTTTTTAGGGATTCAGCAAtcgctcatttgctttacatcaTCACAGAATCACAACGTACCGTGTAGACGCTCTCTTCAGGACTCTGTGACGGAGGGAAAACAGCAATATTAGACATTTCATAAAAGATAACTCAGAGTGTCTTTCGTTGGCCACGACTACATAAACGTCTCTTTACACATCTTTGTAAAGAGGAAGAACAAGCTACACACACCAGATCTGTACacttcagagtgtgtgtgtgtgtgtgtgtgtgtgtgtgtgtgtgtgtgtgtgtgtgtgtgtgtgtgtgtgtgtgtgtgtgtgtgtgtgtgtgtgtgtgtgtgtgtgtgtgtgtgtgtgtgtgtgtgtgtgtgtgtgtgtgtgtgtgtgtgtgtgtgtgtgtgtgtgtgtgtgtgtcgaggcAGGTTTGTGGTTGGTAATAGGaaataatatacttaaataaGTAAAGCAGTCAAGCAGCAGGTCGCACGCTCTTTTCAGCAGCATGTTATCAGGCATTGCAAAAACACCCGCCTAAACTGTAaaacctatatatatatatatatatatatatatatacagtgtatGCTATCAACACTCGgcacaataaaaaacaatatgAAACAAAGGAATGTGTTTGAGTACAATATAATGTACCAAGTGTGCAATGTATCTCCAGTTTATTTCTATAAAGCAATGAGGTTGAGTGTGAGTATGAAAAGCTCTATCTCTGCATGCTTAGCAATTTAGTTTCACATACAGGAACATGACTATAAAACATAGATGTTTCTATTAAAGCAATTCAGCCGCGGGTGCAGAGCTTATCTGGCCGCACACAGCTGCAAGTGTGGGGCCGCAGAAAAAACCATAGAGGTGTTTCCTATCGCTGTTTGCCTACTGAGGTTAGACGTGACCAGTTACGTTTATGTTTGCCTCCACAGAAGCTCTGTGTCTAGTTGTTCACTGGAACTCCAGTAAGTGCTGTGGTTAATTGTGTTCTGAACAGTTATTTCAGACGATGAGTCATCTATTTAATCACacatgtacagtgtgtgtgcgtgtgtgtgcacgcgtgtgtgtgtgtgtgtgtgtgtgtgtgtgtgtgtgtgtgtgtgtgtgtatctttaCCTTCTTGGCCGACTTGCCGATCTTAGCTTTAGCCAGCCTCGCATTTTTGACCTTTATAGACAGAGTTACATTAGTGAGAGACACGTCACACTGTAGTTTCACCGTCCATTAACAGTTGTTTAGTCGCTCTAAATGTACTCTCTTGGTACATTAGGTGTCGAAAGCAAAGAAGTCTTATTTCGGTATAGCAAAACATTCATCTGCCACAATAAACAAATAGAAGTGTTGTATGCCACTACATCAGCATATATTCTGTATTCTAAATGTGATTGATACTTGTTGTCCCTTTCTGAATGTGAAGCATGCTGATGACACCCTATGGTATATCCATAATGTCGGATTACTTAAAAAGTAAGTCATTCAGTTCAAAATATAATCTGTTCTTCCATATTAAATACATCTGATGTACAGCATGGGTGGTTCTAGTCTAGTGGCTAGTTACACAGAGCttggacccccctgtggcccccctccaAAAGAATACATCTTCGATAATACAATTAATGTACAATACTAAGTTACTGTGCTGTAACCTGGGATATATCATTTCAATGAGttgaaacctttatatatacagtctatggttgaaaCTGACAAAATGTTGTGACTAAAACTAATATTAACAAATAAGCTAAAAGCAGAGTTTGGCTGAATAAATCATGTATTTATTACCCCAAACTTCTTTTAATGTCCGGTATCTTGGGACAAagtaacaacaaaataaaaaataaaaattctaGTAAGTCATTGACTCTGTTACTAAATCAAACATCAATAAtggtattttatttatttttttacatgtgCTTTGACTTAAAATCTCCTTCTTCCTCCATTAAATGTGCCCTTCTCATTAAAAGTATTGGCCCCATCCTGGCCCCCCCAGTGAAATAAGTCTAGCACCGCCACTGATAGAGTATAAATGTGTGTAAAGGCAAGTGTGTATCATTCAAACCTTGATTCTGCAGTAGAGCGCCGTCAGGATAATGCCGTACAAAAACAGGATGCCATCCAGCACGTAACACACGTATGGTTCTGTGAAGGCAGCTGAGGAAACAAAGATAGTTACTTATATTAATTCATATCCCTTCCCCATGTTACTATAAAAAATAATTAGAAAAACACCATCATCATCAAGTACTTCCTCCAAAAGGTTAGCTTAACTATTGCTTATTGTTTACTGTCATGTTGGTTCTCCTGTGAAGATGGGCGCTCTTTTTTCTGATTCTCATTTACAAAACGGCATATTGAGTAACTGTGGCGTCACAATCTGAGATGGTGAAATCAAAATGGTGAAAACATGATATGTCTACActgaaaaactgaaacgttgactttaattaaatgtattctgTCAGCAAATTTCACATAActatattaggttagttgaaagcaattatATTAACTTGAACctatttaaacttaatattaatgctttcaactaacctaatacagttatgtgaaattctTTGAcgtaatatatttaattaaacGTTTTAGTTTTTTCAGTACAGGGTGAGATAGTTACAGCCATGCAAACAATAGCggaaataaaacacacacagtccCCAGTAAAAGTAGCGTTTGAGTTTCAGTTAATCAACTCATCAAGgaaatgtaataataaaaaGGGTGGGTTGTGTTATCTGTTTGCAACACATCAGAAGCATATCATTTTAAGCTGTAATGAACAACAACCGCTTCTCCTTCTGCAGTGTGAAATATTGAGTCTGGAAATTGTACCTGCATAAGTGCTTTTACCAAACACGACGGGAAGTCAGCTTTTAAAGGCATCTACTTCTTACACACATCTTTTCTTTATCCTTCGATCGCGGAAGAATTCGAAGCAAAGTCCTTCCAAAGCAGTGACATAGGGTCATGgtttctttggcgtttctgaaTACATACAGCGATCTTCTTGAATATGTTGGCCTTGGGTTTGCAGGTattgaataaaaacatcaagtgataaaaccgcttgaTTGTATAAGACTAACTTTGAAGGAAATGATTAGGGACTGTGGATTTATGTTGGACTATGTCGTTAGTTCCTCTCTTTCTGAATTGAGTTTTGTAAATATGAATAACGAAGGCGGGTGATCCCTTCTACACTATAAAGAGACACATCAAATATAATACAAACTCTCAAAAAGACACATTTATGGATTAACTTTTATGGACCTTTTATGAATCACAGTTCAAGGTCATTTTGTATTTAGCTTTTAATGGGCTTTTATGGCACATATTAAGTGGGGTATTTCTTGTTTGAATTAATTACATGTATGGGTGggggtggcgaagtcgatagggacttggggtggcgaagtcgatagggacttggggtggcgaagtcgatagggacttggcttggcaactggaaggtcaccagttcaagtcccagcaagaccaagtgctaccgaggtgtccctgaacactgctccctgggcgccgttcaaaatggcagcccactgctccgaacactaggatgggtcaaatgcagagaaacaatttcacaCTTCCAAATCATGTTCCCTTTTCAGAGTATCGCATGATATCGACTGGTATTATTGGACATTTGATGTGTGGGGTATTATCTAGCATCTCTTTTGGTTTCCGCAACTCGCGTGTACTACAGCTATAAGGAAACAGCCAACCCTGTATAAGCCCCCTAAAATAACCAATGGACTGATAATGAGTGACTCAAAAATGTGTCCGAACACTTTAACCGCAACTCATATCATACAAGCAGATCTCAGCGCAGTTTCAAAGATGAGAACTTCTGTTTCTCACGACTCTCACGACACTCGGCTGTAGCTtaattttaaatacatttttttttttttttaaaatgcgaTTTATTGAATGTGCAGTTCTATGTGTTGTTACGAAGGTATTTTAGTGGAGAGAGGATAGAGGAAACATGATTTGAAAGTGAGAGCTCTCTTTTTTGAAATTCTACACAACATTAATACAAGTGGTCAGGTGTGGTTTGAAATTAAaagctaaaataaaaaaattcaaTAAATAATGGTCTGTAAAACGTCAGAAAAAAGCTGTCTTGGAATTGCTTCTGTCAATCTGAACACAGTACAAAAACCCTAAATGAGTTAAAAGTAAAATAATCAAATCCACAAATTTGAGGAGTGGGTTTAACTAGTACTTTAATATTTT
This genomic stretch from Pseudochaenichthys georgianus chromosome 18, fPseGeo1.2, whole genome shotgun sequence harbors:
- the fcer1g gene encoding high affinity immunoglobulin epsilon receptor subunit gamma yields the protein MAMGDRSPLLVISLWMCFGRAAAFTEPYVCYVLDGILFLYGIILTALYCRIKVKNARLAKAKIGKSAKKSPEESVYTGLTLHATDTYETIGQKK